The Phycisphaeraceae bacterium genome segment CCCGCGCTGCTGGGGGCGCGGAGCAGCGCGCGAAAGGCGGATGAACTCTCCAGCATCCGCCAGGTGGGCGCGGCATGGGCCAATTACATCGACTACGCCAAGAACCGCCTGCTGCCCGGCTACCTCGAGCCGCAGGTGCAGGAGGCATGGCGCGTGTCGTACAAGATCGCCTACGACGGATCGGAGGTTCCACGGTCCGACGCCGCCCCGTATCCGTGGCGGCTGCTGCCCTACCTGAGCAACCAGCACGTCATGGTGCTTTCGCCTCGCCATACGCTGACGGATGATCCGCGCTCGCAGCTCACCAGCATCGCCTACGAGCCCGCCTTCGGGTACAACGCGCTGTATCTGGGCGGGTGGTATGAGCGCGTCGAAGCCGACGGCCGCCCGACGGTGCGTTTCGAGCTGTCGAACACCATCGCCTGGACGTTCAACGCCATTCGCGTGGCGGAACAGCAGGTGGTTTTCGCGTCCTCGACGGTGAAGAACGGCGGTCTGTCATTCGACGGCATGGAGGACAACGCGGCGGGGTCACACTTCGTCGTTCCGCCCACCGTGGCCCAGACGCCGCAGTGGACGGCCAGCGGCGCCGCCATCACCGTGGTGCAGGGCGGTCCCGGCGCCCCGGTGCCCGCGGGCCGCTACACCAGTCAGATCGCGGTGGTGTTCGCCGATGGGCACGTGAACGCGGAAGGCGCGGGGGCTCTCTTCGACCAGCGCAAATGGATTCCCGTCGCCGACCGGGCGGACTACACGCACGTGCCGTGAGGACGGGAGTGAGTCGCGAGCCATTGCCGCCAGCAGGGCGAGCAGCCGACTCCACGATCGCGCCCGCACGTCTGCGGCTCGTCCGAGACCGGCAGGATGCATCGGGGTTCGGCGCTACGCCCCGGGTCGGAACGGGGCGAAAAACGCCGACGTGAGCATGTCCAGCGAACCCTTGAGATCGACGCCAAGCGATGGCCAGTGCAGGCGCCACTTGGTGCCGTCCGGCGCGGGCGTCTCCATGACCGGCGCCGCCGCCATCATCGCGACCCGACTCACCTCCACCGGCGCGGCGGCCAGCGACGGCGACCGTGCAGGCGGGTCGAACACGCCGACCGCCAGCAGGGCGATCGAGGCCGCCGCCGCACTGCTCGAACCGATGAGCAGACGCCACGGCATGGGCTCCGGGGAGGCGGAGCGATGAGGACTGGGGACTGGGGACTGAGCGATTGGCGCTGCGTGCCCGGCGCCCGGCGCCTGAAGTCCAGTGTCTTCCATTGACGGCTGACGGCTGATGGCTGACAGCACTTGTTCCCACCGTCTCTTGGAGCCATCGCCCGGCTCGATGGAGTCGAACGCCTCGCGCATTCGCTCGATGGGGTCGTGTCCGCTCATGACGCCCCTCCCGCGTTCCGTTCCGCCGCCAGATGGGCCAGCCGCAGTCGCAGCGACGCCAGCCCCTGGTGCGTGAGCGCCTTCACGGTGCCTTCAGCGCAGTTCATCGCCGCGGCGCAGGCCGCCACGGGCAGCCCCATCAGCACGCGCAGAATCACCGCCTCCGCCTGCCGTTCGCTGAGATGGCCAAGCGCCT includes the following:
- a CDS encoding prepilin-type N-terminal cleavage/methylation domain-containing protein, with product MKHRSPCPELGTHALLDTQRIPMSDRRVQSGSVRGFTLVEMIVVIGVVAVLMAILLPALLGARSSARKADELSSIRQVGAAWANYIDYAKNRLLPGYLEPQVQEAWRVSYKIAYDGSEVPRSDAAPYPWRLLPYLSNQHVMVLSPRHTLTDDPRSQLTSIAYEPAFGYNALYLGGWYERVEADGRPTVRFELSNTIAWTFNAIRVAEQQVVFASSTVKNGGLSFDGMEDNAAGSHFVVPPTVAQTPQWTASGAAITVVQGGPGAPVPAGRYTSQIAVVFADGHVNAEGAGALFDQRKWIPVADRADYTHVP